CTCCGTTTACGCCCGCCCAGCTTACCCGCGACCATGTGCTGCGGGCCCTGCGCCACATCGACCGGGAAGGCCGGCCGCTGCCGCCAAGCACCGTCTATGATTTGGTGTACAAGGGCCGCCGCTACCCGCCCCGGCCGGTGCTGCAGCTGGCGTTTCGGCTGGCCAGCGGGCAGCCCGAAGCCACCCTGCCCCTCCTGGCCGGCAACCCCACCAACCAGCTGCTGGAGCGCCTCGATTTTACCGTGACGACCAAGCGGCCCATTCTGGCCAACTCGCCCCACGACGGCGACGTGGCGGCCCAGGATGCCATGCAGGAGCTCTACACCGGCAACGGCCAGGCCGCAACGGCTGCCAAGCCCGCCAAAGCGCGGGAAACGGCCGGGGCGGAAGCCGCCGAGCCGCTTGTTCCCTACGAGCTGCCGCCCGCTACTCCCTACGACCAGGCCACGGCGTTGCGGGAGCTGTTTTTGTCGGCGGAAAGCCTGGCGCAGGCCCAGGCCGCGTTGCAGCGCCGCCGCAACCTGATTCTGCAGGGGCCGCCCGGCACCGGCAAAACGTTTCTGGCGCGCCGCCTGGCCTGGCTCGGGCTGGGCCGCACCGATGCCAGCCGCGTGGAGCTGGTGCAGTTTCACCCCAGCTACAGCTACGAGGATTTCGTGCAGGGCTTCCGGCCCGACGGGCAGGGCTCGTTTCGGCTGACGGCCGGGGTGCTGCTTGATATTTGCCGCAAAGCCACCCAGGACCCGGGCCAGCCCTATTACCTGCTGATCGACGAAATAAACCGGGGCAACGTCAGCCGTATTTTTGGGGAGCTGCTGCTCTTGCTCGAAGCCGATAAGCGCGGGCCCCAGCACGCCGTGCGCCTGCCCTACTCGCCGGCCGAGGCCCCGCGGTTTTTCGTGCCCGACAACCTGTTCGTCATTGGCACGATGAACATGGCCGACCGGTCGCTGGCCCCGCTGGACTACGCCCTGCGCCGCCGCTTTGCCTTCCTGCCGATGACGCCCGAGTTTGGGCCGCCGCTCCAGGATTTTCTGGCCGCCCACCACGTACCCCAGGCCGTTATCAGCCGCCTGGTAAGCCGCCTCACCGAGCTGAATCAGGCCATAACCGACGACCCAGAGCTGGGCCCGGATTTTCAGCTGGGCCACAGCTACTTCTGCCAGCCGCCCACCGCTGCCGCCGACGCTCCGGCCTGGCTTGACTCGATTCTAACCCAGGAAATTGCCCCGCTGCTGGATGAGTACTGGCTCGACCAGCCCGCCCAGGCCGCCGCCCACCGCAAAAAGCTGCTGCGCAAATAACTGTGAGGCCTCGTTTCTTGCGGCGAATGTTGCCAGCCGGAGCCAGGAACCCCATCCGAAAAATCCGTCCGACTCCGTGATTCCGATTCAGAACCTGTACTATCTGCTGTGCTACGCCTGGAACCGGTTGCCGGAGCGCGAGGAGCTGCTGAGCGTGCAGGCGGCCCCGTTTCACAAGCCGCTGGAGCTGCTTACTCAGGTGCTGCTCTCGGGCACGCGGCGCCTGCTGCGGCAGGGTCTCGGCCAGGCGTACGTGGAGCAGGAAGAAGAACTCCCGGAGCTGCGCGGACGCCTGCTGCTGGCACCCAGCCTAAGCCGCGACCTGCTGCGCCGGGGCCGGGCCGTGTGCGCCTACGATGCCCTGACGGCCAATACGCCCTTCAACGGCCTGCTGCTGGGGGTGCTGGAGCAGCTGGGTCGCACGCGCCGCCTGGCCCCGGCCCTGCGCCACGAGGTGCGCGCCGTGTGCCGCCGCTTTCCGGCCTCGGTAGCGGCCACGCCCTGCACGACGCACGCGCTGCGGCAGGTGCGCCGGCGGCGACCCCACGGGCAGGAGGCCTTTTTGCTGAACATCTGCACGCTGCTGCACCAGAGCGCCCTGCCCGCGCCCGACGCGGCGGGCCGCAGCCGTTTCCGGGATTTCCGGCGCGACGAGCGGCTGATGGCCCAGCTCTTCGAGGCTTTTGTGCGCAACTTCTACCGCCACGAGCAGCGCCGCTTCCGGGTGCTGTCGGAAACCATAACCTGGCAGGCCGACGCCGAGCAGGCCACCGACCTGGCCCTGCTGCCGGTGATGATAACCGACACGACCCTGGAAGCGCCGGACCGCAAAATCATCCTCGACACGAAGTACTACAAGGAGGCTCTGCGCCCGCGCTACGACCAGCAAAAGCTGATTTCGCCCCACCTCTACCAGCTCTACGCCTACCTGCAGAACCAGCCCGTTGCCCCCGGTCAGCAGCTGGAAGGCATCCTGCTCTACCCCGCCGCCCGCCACGAGCTAGCCGCCCGCTACACCCTCGGCGGCCACCCTGTGCGCGTCGTCACCATCGACCTGAACCAGCCCTGGCCCGGCATTGCCCACGACCTGCTGGCGCTGGTTCGGTGAGTTGGTGAGTTAGTGAAATGGTGAGTTGTCGTTCAACGACTCGTGTCCTTGCGAGGAAGCGCCTGGCCATGACACATTTCCCACATTTCTCACATTCCCCTCATTAGCACTTCAGCACATTCAACCACATTAGCACATTAAACCACATTCCCCCTTTGCAGCCCCGGCCTAAAGTTTACGTCTGTGGAGTTGAGTTTGCCTGCTTTTCTGCTTAAACTGCCTTTCCCTCCTTCTATTTACCAAACTTCTACCCCTTGAAACGACGCGAATTTGTCGGGCTGACCAGCTTAGCGGCCGGCGCCCTGTTCCTGCCCAGTTTCCCCGGTTTCGGTGGCACCCCGGTTGATCCGGAGCGGCTGCTGGAAGGCGTGGACCCCGCCCTGAAAAAGCGTCTGGCCGACGCGGCCCTGAACGCGGCTAAGTCGGCCGGGGCCACCTACGCCGACGTGCGCATCGGGCGCTACCTGAACCAGAGCATCTTCACCCGCGAAAAGCAGGTGCAGAACATTGCCAGCGGCGAGAGTTTCGGCGCGGGCGTGCGGGTGCTGGCCAACGGCACCTGGGGCTTTGCCGCCACCAACACCGTGACGGAAGCGGGCCTGGCCAAAGCCGCGCAGCTGGCCGTGGCCATTGCCAAAGCCAACTCCAAGGTGCAGAAGGAAAAGGTGAACCTGGCCCCGCAGAAAGGCTACGGCGAGGTGAGCTGGAAAACGCCCATCGTGCAGAACGCCTTTGAGGTGCCCATTGCCCAGAAAGTGGAGCTGATGCTGGCCGCCAACGCCAAGGCCCTCGACAACGGCGCCAACTTCGTCAACTCGGCCCTGTTCCAGATCAACGAGCAGAAGTACTTTGCCAGCACCGACGGCTCCTACATCGACCAGGACGTGCACCGCATCTGGCCGACCTTCGGCGTAACGGCCGTGGACCGCACCACCGGCAAGTTCCGGACCCGCGAGGCCCTGAGCGCGCCCATGGGCATGGGCTACGAGTACATGACGCCCAAAGCCGCCGACAAGATTGCCGGCCCCTCGGGCACGGGCCTGATCGGCTACAAAAACAGCTACGACATTCTGGAAGACGCGGCCCTGGCCGCGCAGCAGGCCAAAGGCAAGCTCACGGCCAAATCGGTGACGCCGGGCAAGTACGACATCGTGCTCGACCCCAACCACCTGGGTCTGACCATCCACGAAAGCATCGGGCACGCCACCGAGCTGGACCGCGTGCTGGGCTACGAGGCCAACTACGCCGGTACCTCGTTTGCCACCCTGGACTGGAAAAAGCAGAACAAGCCCTACGGCTCAAAGCTGGTCAACATCATTGCCGACAAAACCCAGCCCGGCTCGCTGGGCGCGGTGGGCTACGACGACGAAGGCGTGAAAACCAAGCAGTGGGACATCATCAAGGACGGCATGCTGGTAGACTACCAGAAAATCCGGGACCAGGCGGCCATGGTGGGTCAGAATGAGTCGGATGGCTGCTGCTACGCCCAGTCGTGGCAGGACGTGCAGTTCCAGCGCATGGCCAACATCAGCCTCAAGCCCGGCACCCAGAAGATGAGCGTCGACGACATGATTAAGAACGTGGACAAGGGCATCTACATTGCCGGCCGCGGCTCGTTCTCCATCGACCAGCAGCGCTACAACTTCCAGTTCGGCGGCACGGTGTTCTACGCCATTGAGAAGGGCAAAATTGCCGGCATGCTCGAAGACGTAGCCTACCAGGCCAACACCCAGGAATTCTGGAACAGCTGCTCGGCCATCTGCGACGAGTCGGACTACCGCCTGTTCGGCTCCTTCTTCGACGGCAAGGGCCAGCCGCCCCAGGTGTCGGCCGTGAGCCACGGCTCGGCTACCACCCGCTTCAACGGCGTCAACATCATCAACACGGCCCGGAAGATCGGGTAATTTTTAATGTGCTCAAGTGCTAATGTGAGTAATGTGCTTTTTCCGGTCAGCTTGACTGCCGGGCAATGAAGTCGGATTTGACGCCGGCCGATAATCCCATCGTCCGCATTTCGTTCGACTTTGCCTTGCAGATACTGGCCTATGTTCAGGAGCTGGAGCAGGTTCGGCGCTTCGTTATTGCGCAGCAGCTGCTACGTAGCGGCACTTCCATTGGAGCCAATGTGCGTGAAGCCCAGCACGCCGAAAGCCGGGCCGACTTTACGCACAAGTGCAAAGTAGCCGCCAAGGAAGCCGCCGAAACGGAGTACTGGCTGCTGCTTTGCAAGCATGCTCCCTCCTACCCTGAACCGCCCACTGCTTTGTTTGCCACGCTACTAGATATTCAGCGGCTTCTGTCGCGGATTATCAGCAGCAGCAAAGCCAACGCCGCCGGCACTGGTAACGGCACCACCTGAAAAGCATATTATTCATTAGCACATCAGCACCTTCCCCACATTAGCACATTACCGAAACATGGCAATACTAACCAAAGACGAAGCCCAGGCTATCCTGAAGAAGGTCCTGAGCTTTAGCACGGCCAATGAGTGCGAGGCCACGCTGAACGGCGAGATGGGCGGCAACGTCCGCTCGGCCCGCAACGCCATCAGCACCGCCGGGGCCGTCGAAAACGTGCAGCTGATCGTCGAGTCGCGGTTTGGCAAGCGCAGCGGCATCGCCACCTGCAACGAGTTCGACGACGCGACCCTGCGCCGCTGCGTGCAGCGGGCCGAGGAAATTGCGAAGCTGGCGCCCGAAAGCCCCGAGTACATGCCCCTGCTGGGCCCCCAGCAGTACCTCGACGGCTCGAAGGCCTACGCCCAGAGCACGGCCAACATCACGCC
This window of the Hymenobacter aquaticus genome carries:
- a CDS encoding AAA family ATPase — translated: MPDSTAPFTPAQLTRDHVLRALRHIDREGRPLPPSTVYDLVYKGRRYPPRPVLQLAFRLASGQPEATLPLLAGNPTNQLLERLDFTVTTKRPILANSPHDGDVAAQDAMQELYTGNGQAATAAKPAKARETAGAEAAEPLVPYELPPATPYDQATALRELFLSAESLAQAQAALQRRRNLILQGPPGTGKTFLARRLAWLGLGRTDASRVELVQFHPSYSYEDFVQGFRPDGQGSFRLTAGVLLDICRKATQDPGQPYYLLIDEINRGNVSRIFGELLLLLEADKRGPQHAVRLPYSPAEAPRFFVPDNLFVIGTMNMADRSLAPLDYALRRRFAFLPMTPEFGPPLQDFLAAHHVPQAVISRLVSRLTELNQAITDDPELGPDFQLGHSYFCQPPTAAADAPAWLDSILTQEIAPLLDEYWLDQPAQAAAHRKKLLRK
- a CDS encoding four helix bundle protein; this encodes MKSDLTPADNPIVRISFDFALQILAYVQELEQVRRFVIAQQLLRSGTSIGANVREAQHAESRADFTHKCKVAAKEAAETEYWLLLCKHAPSYPEPPTALFATLLDIQRLLSRIISSSKANAAGTGNGTT
- a CDS encoding 5-methylcytosine restriction system specificity protein McrC, which translates into the protein MIPIQNLYYLLCYAWNRLPEREELLSVQAAPFHKPLELLTQVLLSGTRRLLRQGLGQAYVEQEEELPELRGRLLLAPSLSRDLLRRGRAVCAYDALTANTPFNGLLLGVLEQLGRTRRLAPALRHEVRAVCRRFPASVAATPCTTHALRQVRRRRPHGQEAFLLNICTLLHQSALPAPDAAGRSRFRDFRRDERLMAQLFEAFVRNFYRHEQRRFRVLSETITWQADAEQATDLALLPVMITDTTLEAPDRKIILDTKYYKEALRPRYDQQKLISPHLYQLYAYLQNQPVAPGQQLEGILLYPAARHELAARYTLGGHPVRVVTIDLNQPWPGIAHDLLALVR
- a CDS encoding TldD/PmbA family protein, which gives rise to MKRREFVGLTSLAAGALFLPSFPGFGGTPVDPERLLEGVDPALKKRLADAALNAAKSAGATYADVRIGRYLNQSIFTREKQVQNIASGESFGAGVRVLANGTWGFAATNTVTEAGLAKAAQLAVAIAKANSKVQKEKVNLAPQKGYGEVSWKTPIVQNAFEVPIAQKVELMLAANAKALDNGANFVNSALFQINEQKYFASTDGSYIDQDVHRIWPTFGVTAVDRTTGKFRTREALSAPMGMGYEYMTPKAADKIAGPSGTGLIGYKNSYDILEDAALAAQQAKGKLTAKSVTPGKYDIVLDPNHLGLTIHESIGHATELDRVLGYEANYAGTSFATLDWKKQNKPYGSKLVNIIADKTQPGSLGAVGYDDEGVKTKQWDIIKDGMLVDYQKIRDQAAMVGQNESDGCCYAQSWQDVQFQRMANISLKPGTQKMSVDDMIKNVDKGIYIAGRGSFSIDQQRYNFQFGGTVFYAIEKGKIAGMLEDVAYQANTQEFWNSCSAICDESDYRLFGSFFDGKGQPPQVSAVSHGSATTRFNGVNIINTARKIG